In Candidatus Hydrogenedens sp., the DNA window ATTCATTGTTAATGAAGGTGGGCTTTGAATGAGCTATGTTTTGAGGGAAGTGCTCGCTCTGCTATAATCAAACAATTTGTTTTATGTTAACATCAATAGCTATGTTTTGAGGGAAGTGCTCGCTCTGCTATAATTAATCCGTTCTCATCCGCAGTGCCTTGTGCGCTATGTTTTGAGGGAAGTGCTCGCTCTGCTATAATATCCTCTTTAACGCATCAAGAGTAGATGGAGCTATGTTTTGAGGGAAGTGCTCGCTCTGCTATAATCTAACATTTATAAATCCCTCAAACATAAAGAAAAAGGGAGGATTTTTTTATTAAAAAAGGAGCAATTGAGGGGTAGGTTCTTCTGTTTTTCGTTTCTTTTTTGACATAAAGATTTCCATTTTTTCAAATTGTTTATCGGTAATATAAAGTAGACGGACCTCTCCTTTTGGAGGTATTCCCTGTTTGATTCGTTTTTTATAGGGTTCGCTTGATTCTTCACTGGGGAAATATCTACCGTAAACAGAGAATTGTAGCATAGAGAAACCTTCACGCAAAAGCATATTTCGGAATTGAGATGCATGCTTTCTGTCTTCTGATGTTTCTACTGGCAAATCAAACATAGCAATCATCCACATAGCTTTATACCCTGATATTGCTGGTTCTTTTTTGATGTCTCTTTTCTTGCTCATGTTGTATCTATATCCTAAATAGTTTTTTTTATTCGTGAATTTGTGGTCTTTTTACGTGCCACGGT includes these proteins:
- the cas2 gene encoding CRISPR-associated endonuclease Cas2, with product MSKKRDIKKEPAISGYKAMWMIAMFDLPVETSEDRKHASQFRNMLLREGFSMLQFSVYGRYFPSEESSEPYKKRIKQGIPPKGEVRLLYITDKQFEKMEIFMSKKKRKTEEPTPQLLLF